The genomic region TGAGGATGTCCGCGACCACGCCGCGCGTGATCCGGTTGGTACGCTGATCGGCCTTGAGGACGATGCCCACCTCGAGGCCTGCTTTGATGTCTTGGCGATCCTGTCCGGCCATGGGGTCCTCCGATGATCGTTGAAGCGCAGAGGAGCGCGACGCCCCACCCGGAGGTGAGGCGTCGCGCCGAGACCTTGAATCCCCCCTAGCCCAGGTGCTGGGCGATGAGGGCGTTGGCGGCCTCGGGGTTCTGCTTGCACTCGATGAGGGCGCGGAGCAGGAGCGGGGCCACGATGGTCGCGTCCGACTCGATGACGAACATGGGGGTGTCCTCGGTCAGCTTGTCCCAGGTGATCTTCTCGTTGGGGGTCGCCCCCGAGTACGAGCCGTACGAGGTGGTCGAGTCGCTGATCTGGCAGAAGTAGGCCCAGGGCTTCACGGGCTTGTCGAGGTCGTACTTGATCGAGGGAACGACGCAGATGGGGAAGTCCCCGGCGATGCCGCCGCCGATCTGGAAGAAGCCGACGCCGGCGCCCTCCGAGAGCTCCTCGTAGCGATCGTAGAAGTCGGCCATGTACTCGATGCCCGACTTGGCGATGCTGGCGCTGACGTCCCCGTGCTTCACGTAGGACGTGAAGATGTTGCCGAAGGTGGAGTCCTCGTAGCCGGGCACGACGACGGGCAGGTTGGCGCGGGCGGCGGCCAGGAGCCAGCAGTCGTCCGGGTTGCCCTCGTAGATGGCGGGATCGATGGCCTGGATGACCTCGTAGAAGTACTGGTGCCAGAAGCGGCGCTCGCCGGTGGCATTGGCCTTCTTCCACATGGGCACGACGATCTCTTCGACGGCGCGGAAGGCCTCGTCCTCGGGGATGCTGGTGTCGGTGACCCGGCGCATCCGGTCCTCGAGGATGCGGGTATCGTCCTGCTTGGTGAGGTAGCGGTAGTCGGGGAAGTCCTTGTAGGAGTGGTGGGCGACGAGGCGGAAGAGCGACTCCTCGAGGTTGGCGCCGGTCACCGAGAGGCCGTGGATCAGGCCCGCGCGGATCGCAGGCGCGAGCGTGATGCCGAGCTGCGCGCTGGACATGGCGCCGGCGACGGCCCAGAACATGCGCCCGCCGGCCTGAACGTGGTTCCAGTAGGCCAGCAGCGCGTCGCGCGTCGCGCGTGCGTTGAAGTTCTTGTAGTTGCTGAGAACGAAGCTGAGAATGGGAAGTTCGGCGCTCGCCATGTGGCCCTCCTGCGACAAAAGGTGTGAAATCGGTCGGGCGGCACCATCATAGAACGGACGCCACCCGAGGACGCCCTACGGTCGCGACTGTGGAGTCGCTCCGCCATCGGCACGTTGGGTGGCTATTCCATGTGTAGCACGAACGCCTGGGATCGTGTCAACGCCGCCCACCAGGTCGAGAGCAAAAGCGCGGCCGACTACTTCTTCCCGGCGATATTCACCATCCACACCACGCCGAACTTGTCGACGCAGGATCCGAAGGAGTCTCCCCACGGAGCCTGCGCGAGCGGCATTTCAACGGTTCCGCCTGCCGACAGCTTGTCGAAGTAGCCCTTGAGCTCTTCTGCATTGTCGCCGCTGAGCGCCATGGTGATGCGAGCGCCGGGAGTGTATTCCATTCTGCCGGGAGTATCCGCCCCCATGAAGGTGATGCCGTTATCGGCCTGGAGCATGGCGTGCATGATCTTGTCATCCTCAGCGGGATCGTCGGATACATGAAATTCTTTGAACGTCTTGAGTTCGAGCTTGCCGCCGAACACGGTCTTGTAGAACTCCATGGCCTCGCGGGCATTGTCCTTGAAGCTGATGTAAGGGTTCAGTGCTGATTGCATCGCTGCTTCTCCTGTTGGTCGGTGGTTGAATCGTGCATGGACACGCAGCATCGCTGCGCACCCGTCATCCGGGCATCGAACGCGATCCGATCGGCAGGACCTGAACGGTTCGCGGGAATGCCCAGGCCTACATCATACGAACAAACGTTCAATTCCATCAAGCCGTCACGCGCAACTCAACGTGCCGGCAGGGTCAACACCACCGCTCTCATCCGTTTCCGGGAACCAGACGGCTACCGACGAATGCCGCCAGGTGCTCTCCGGTCAGGGTCGACCTCGCCGCCACCAGGTCGGCCGGGGTGCCTTCGAACACGATCCGGCCGCCGTCATGGCCCGCGCCCGGCCCGAGGTCGATGATCCAGTCGGCGTGCGCCATCACCGCCTGGTGGTGCTCGATCACGATGACCGACTTGCCGGCGTCGACCAGTCGGTCCAGCAGCCCGAGCAACTGCTCGAGGTCGGCCAGGTGCAGCCCGGTGGTCGGCTCGTCGAGCACGTACACGCCGCCATCGGCCCCCATGTGCGTCGCGAGCTTGAGGCGCTGCCGCTCGCCACCCGAGAGCGTGGTGAGCGGTTGGCCGAGCCGCAGGTAGCCGAGCCCCACGTCGGCCATGCGCTTGAGGATCGCGTGCGCGGCCGGCGTGCGCGCCTCGCCGGCGCCGAAGAAGCCGACCGCGTCCTGGACCGGCAGGTCGAGCACCTCGGCGATGTTGAGGCCGCCGAGGCGGTAGTCCAGGACCGAGGCCAGGAACCGCCGGCCATCGCACTCCTCGCAGACCGTGGAGACGCCGGCCATCATCGCCAGGTCGGTGTAGATCACCCCGGCGCCGTTGCAGGTCGGACAGGCGCCCTCGGAGTTGGCGCTGAACAGGGCGGGCTTCACGCCGTTGGCCT from Pantanalinema sp. harbors:
- a CDS encoding VOC family protein, which gives rise to MQSALNPYISFKDNAREAMEFYKTVFGGKLELKTFKEFHVSDDPAEDDKIMHAMLQADNGITFMGADTPGRMEYTPGARITMALSGDNAEELKGYFDKLSAGGTVEMPLAQAPWGDSFGSCVDKFGVVWMVNIAGKK
- a CDS encoding YwbE family protein encodes the protein MAGQDRQDIKAGLEVGIVLKADQRTNRITRGVVADILTKSPFHPHGIKVRLTDGQVGRVKEIY
- a CDS encoding deoxyhypusine synthase family protein, which codes for MASAELPILSFVLSNYKNFNARATRDALLAYWNHVQAGGRMFWAVAGAMSSAQLGITLAPAIRAGLIHGLSVTGANLEESLFRLVAHHSYKDFPDYRYLTKQDDTRILEDRMRRVTDTSIPEDEAFRAVEEIVVPMWKKANATGERRFWHQYFYEVIQAIDPAIYEGNPDDCWLLAAARANLPVVVPGYEDSTFGNIFTSYVKHGDVSASIAKSGIEYMADFYDRYEELSEGAGVGFFQIGGGIAGDFPICVVPSIKYDLDKPVKPWAYFCQISDSTTSYGSYSGATPNEKITWDKLTEDTPMFVIESDATIVAPLLLRALIECKQNPEAANALIAQHLG